The following is a genomic window from Verrucomicrobiota bacterium.
CAAGTGTGCGACGTGAGTGACGCGGCACAAGTGGACGCCGCTTTCACGCGCATCGAAGAACGCCGCGGCCGCATCCATATTCTCGCGAACAACGCCGGCATCGCGCATGTCGGCAACGCCCTGACCACGACGTCCGAAGACTTCGACCGTGTGTGGCAGGTGAACGTGAAGGGCATTTTCCACTGTCTGCAGGCCGTGCTGGGGCGCATGGCATCGGCAGGCGGCGGTGTCATTCTAAAAACCTGGCTTCGACTGTCGCGCTCATCGGCATTTCCGACCGTTTCGCCTATTCCGCCAGCAAAGGGGCTGTGCTGGCGATGACGTGGTCGGTGGCCAGG
Proteins encoded in this region:
- a CDS encoding SDR family NAD(P)-dependent oxidoreductase, with protein sequence MKAGQSPGRSWISSNIPSSAGFPIRNAARPRPFHPLLLKQLPIPFLMLSLEGKTAVITGGASGIGQAIARLFAARGAVVELLDLSADNAAAVAEEITRAGGLATGQVCDVSDAAQVDAAFTRIEERRGRIHILANNAGIAHVGNALTTTSEDFDRVWQVNVKGIFHCLQAVLGRMASAGGGVILKTWLRLSRSSAFPTVSPIPPAKGLCWR